A DNA window from Panthera tigris isolate Pti1 chromosome X, P.tigris_Pti1_mat1.1, whole genome shotgun sequence contains the following coding sequences:
- the LOC122235448 gene encoding uncharacterized protein CXorf51A-like codes for MAKAARKTQNPPACSTATQQSTSGPRRRKPAKTPRQPKSGGSGKVTKPTIKVKRQLRGTVTKKAPLKTPISSKKVKKGRGTALFGHYRRMNKAQNPHDSQWDQPSTSKVRGGR; via the exons ATGGCTAAGGCAGCCAGGAAAACCCAGAACCCACCAGCTTGTAGCACAGCTACACAGCAATCGACATCAGGCCCCAGAAGGAGGAAACCCGCAAAGACCCCCCGTCAACCCAAGTCCGGAGGCAGCGGCAAG GTGACCAAACCAACcataaaggttaaaagacaacTCCGGGGGACCGTGACCAAGAAAGCCCCGCTGAAGACtcccatttcttcaaagaaagtgaagaaaggtAGAGGGACTGCCCTGTTCGGCCATTACCGCAGGATGAATAAAGCGCAGAATCCCCATGATTCGCAGTGGGACCAACCCAGCACCTCAAAGGTGCGTGGTGGCCGCTAA